One region of Juglans regia cultivar Chandler chromosome 4, Walnut 2.0, whole genome shotgun sequence genomic DNA includes:
- the LOC108997947 gene encoding protein QUIRKY → MATVRKLIVEVVEARNLLPIDGNGTSSPYVQIDFYGRRKRTRTKIRDLNPTWNELLEFNVDKPSEVFGDMLEVDIYHDRSHGQTRKNNFLGRIRLNSTQFVRKGEEALMYFPLEKKNIFYWVRGDIGLKIYFVDEVVPPPTQPSPPPVDSPAPPENEPKPPSEANGNEESAAPPPEPTAPADAQKPNEEPPADAKGASNLAPEAEPPTENVAPDQVEKPTEVSESEPPQPSEKNEDQTDQPPLKECKQPYPQIGMMATSVPISPDSAPEASFSKISCPKPIKMTMGREKFTALDPTESMKIEPPSFELVEKMHYLFVRVVKARSLPTNGNPVLEILASSHHVRSKPARKTDHLFVWNQTFAFGHDAPDSSSLLEVSVWDPPPNSEKHGRGTFLGWVGFDVTEIPLRDPPDSPLATQWYRLEGKGPHSGDLMLATWVGTQADEAFPDACKTDMAYNVNSQAKVYQSPKLWYLRATVLDAQDILPLMASKESSFQVRAQLGLQISKTKLSVSRNGTLSWNEDLMFVAAEPSNDRLVLTLENRQPKATVIIGVVRIPLTAIERRVDDRPISSTWFSFEDPDKEKRMYKGRVQLRLCFDGGYHVMDEATHVCSDYRPTARQLWKPPIGKVELGIISCKNLTPMKTVSGKGSTDAYCVAKYGSKWVRTRTVFDSLDPKWNEQYTWQVYDPCTVLTIGVFDSWAVHGMEEGSKESTRPDFCIGKVRVRLSTLQISKVYRSKYPLLVLYNSGMKQMGEVEIAIRFARAVPRMDIVHVYSQPLLPLMHHIKPLGMDQQDMLRNTTVKIVAEHLSRSEPPLRREVVFYMLDADTHAFSMRKLRVNWFRIANVITGFIDIARWINDTRLWKNPTSTILVHALFVMLVWFPELIVPTLAFYVFVVGGWNYRFRARDSLPHFDTQISLVDTVDRDELDEEFDTVPCNRPNEVVSARYDKLRIIGARVQRALGDIATQGERAQALVTWRDPRASGIFVGLCFVVAMILYMVPSKMVAMAFGFYYFRHPLFRNRMPSPALNFFRRLPSLADRII, encoded by the coding sequence ATGGCCACGGTTCGCAAATTGATAGTTGAAGTTGTTGAGGCACGCAATCTATTGCCGATAGACGGCAATGGCACGTCCAGCCCGTACGTCCAGATCGACTTCTACGGGCGGCGAAAGCGAACGCGAACTAAAATTCGTGATCTCAACCCGACATGGAATGAGTTGCTCGAGTTCAACGTGGATAAGCCATCGGAAGTTTTCGGTGACATGCTTGAGGTCGACATTTACCACGACAGGAGCCATGGACAGACAAGGAAGAACAATTTTCTGGGTCGGATTAGGTTGAACTCTACGCAGTTCGTTAGGAAAGGCGAGGAGGCTTTGATGTATTTCCCTTTGGAGAAGAAGAACATCTTCTATTGGGTTCGAGGTGATATTGGGCTGAAGATATATTTCGTCGATGAGGTCGTCCCACCACCGACGCAGCCTTCACCACCACCGGTTGATTCGCCGGCTCCTCCGGAAAATGAACCAAAGCCTCCGTCCGAAGCCAATGGGAATGAAGAATCTGCTGCTCCTCCACCCGAGCCGACGGCTCCGGCTGATGCTCAAAAGCCCAATGAAGAGCCACCTGCTGACGCTAAAGGGGCATCTAATCTAGCCCCAGAAGCTGAGCCACCAACTGAAAATGTCGCTCCTGATCAAGTGGAGAAGCCGACAGAAGTGTCCGAGTCTGAGCCTCCACAGCCATCAGAAAAGAATGAAGATCAAACGGACCAACCACCACTTAAAGAGTGCAAGCAACCCTATCCTCAGATCGGAATGATGGCAACATCGGTACCGATATCGCCGGATAGCGCTCCAGAAGCCAGTTTCTCTAAGATCAGCTGTCCAAAACCTATAAAAATGACGATGGGGCGGGAAAAATTTACTGCTTTGGATCCAACGGAAAGCATGAAAATTGAACCGCCGTCATTCGAACTCGTAGAGAAGATGCACTATCTGTTCGTTCGAGTGGTGAAAGCGAGGTCGCTCCCCACCAATGGCAATCCGGTGTTGGAAATTTTGGCTTCAAGCCACCATGTCAGATCCAAACCCGCCCGCAAAACTGATCATTTGTTCGTGTGGAACCAAACATTTGCTTTCGGCCACGACGCTCCAGATTCTTCGTCCCTCTTAGAAGTCAGTGTTTGGGACCCGCCTCCAAACTCCGAGAAGCACGGACGCGGCACTTTTTTAGGTTGGGTTGGTTTCGATGTGACAGAAATCCCACTACGGGACCCACCAGATAGCCCGCTGGCCACACAGTGGTACCGATTGGAAGGAAAAGGGCCCCACAGTGGAGACCTCATGCTTGCCACGTGGGTTGGCACACAAGCTGACGAGGCATTCCCGGATGCATGTAAGACGGACATGGCTTATAATGTTAACTCCCAAGCCAAAGTATACCAATCCCCAAAGCTGTGGTACCTTCGAGCCACCGTCCTCGATGCCCAGGATATTCTCCCCCTAATGGCGTCAAAAGAATCCTCCTTCCAAGTCAGAGCCCAGCTGGGACTCCAAATTTCGAAAACCAAGCTCTCTGTTTCACGCAACGGCACCCTGTCCTGGAATGAAGACTTGATGTTCGTCGCTGCAGAGCCATCTAATGACCGCCTGGTTCTCACTCTGGAAAACCGACAACCCAAAGCAACGGTAATAATAGGTGTGGTTAGAATACCACTCACTGCCATCGAAAGGCGGGTGGACGACCGACCAATTTCCTCAACTTGGTTCAGTTTTGAGGACCCAGACAAGGAGAAGAGGATGTACAAAGGCAGGGTCCAGCTCCGCTTGTGCTTTGACGGTGGTTATCATGTGATGGACGAGGCCACCCATGTTTGCAGCGATTATCGTCCCACTGCTCGGCAACTATGGAAACCACCAATTGGTAAGGTCGAGCTCGGCATCATCAGTTGCAAGAACCTGACACCGATGAAGACTGTAAGCGGTAAAGGCTCCACAGATGCATACTGCGTCGCCAAATACGGTTCCAAGTGGGTACGTACTCGAACCGTTTTTGACAGCTTGGATCCTAAATGGAACGAGCAGTACACGTGGCAGGTGTATGACCCATGCACTGTGTTGACAATTGGAGTTTTCGACAGTTGGGCAGTACATGGAATGGAGGAAGGCTCCAAGGAAAGCACACGTCCCGATTTCTGCATTGGCAAGGTTCGAGTACGCCTCTCTACATTGCAAATTAGTAAAGTGTACAGAAGCAAATACCCGTTGCTGGTTTTGTACAATTCAGGGATGAAGCAGATGGGTGAGGTGGAGATCGCCATAAGATTTGCACGTGCGGTTCCCAGGATGGACATTGTCCATGTCTACTCGCAGCCTTTGCTGCCATTGATGCACCATATCAAGCCGCTTGGCATGGACCAGCAAGATATGTTGAGGAACACAACCGTGAAGATCGTCGCAGAGCATTTGTCCCGATCCGAACCACCACTTAGGCGGGAGGTCGTGTTTTACATGCTCGACGCGGACACACACGCCTTCAGCATGCGAAAGCTACGTGTAAACTGGTTTAGGATCGCCAACGTGATTACCGGTTTTATCGACATTGCGAGGTGGATAAACGACACGCGTTTGTGGAAGAATCCGACTTCTACAATACTCGTGCACGCCTTGTTTGTCATGCTGGTTTGGTTCCCCGAGCTAATTGTCCCAACGTTGGCATTCTACGTATTCGTGGTTGGTGGTTGGAACTACAGGTTTCGTGCGCGAGATTCACTCCCACATTTTGACACGCAGATCTCGTTGGTTGATACCGTTGATCGTGACGAGCTCGACGAGGAGTTCGACACTGTGCCGTGTAACAGGCCGAACGAGGTCGTGAGTGCTAGGTACGACAAGCTACGCATAATTGGGGCACGCGTGCAAAGGGCGCTGGGAGACATTGCGACGCAAGGCGAACGGGCGCAAGCGTTGGTGACATGGAGGGACCCGCGTGCGAGCGGAATATTTGTGGGGCTGTGTTTTGTGGTGGCGATGATACTGTATATGGTGCCGTCCAAGATGGTGGCCATGGCGTTTGGTTTCTATTATTTCCGCCATCCTCTTTTCCGCAATCGGATGCCGTCACCGGCCTTGAATTTCTTTAGGAGGCTTCCTTCCCTAGCTGACCGAATCATCTAG